Proteins found in one Mucilaginibacter inviolabilis genomic segment:
- a CDS encoding peptidase domain-containing ABC transporter, translated as MRLPSFLKYKKYAFTYQMDHMDCGPACLKMVTEYFGRKYSLDYFRDHSFMSKNGATLKGLCIAAEGVGLMTTTLRLNYEKLKANQLYPSILFWNQKHYVVLYNIQSKGKKDRITISDPSHGIINLDEDTFLKSWATFPDDKGVMIAMSPGENFYNIPNNDEDVHYNIPLILKYLKPFKKFMLQILTGMILSTLISLLLPFVTQLMVDKGIHARNFNLLGLILCAQLAFFIGSQAIESMRNWTLLHISNRVSITILSDYLSKLMRLPISFFENRNFGDFTQRLNDHGRIEQFLTVSSLSLIFSFINIITFSIVLGIYNVNLLFIFLLGATLSVCWAFFFSNERKKIDYRRFQALRENQNNLLELIYGIQEVKLNNSESTMLREWKKIQVKLFNINFKNLKLEQYQLLGYSVLNQFKNIIITYYSAILVMENRITLGVLLGVSFIIGQLNGPLSQIIDFIKKYQDARLSMERLNEVHCKKNEDDEHYNETVQNGVSKADSLAATNIFGNEGITFLNASFRYGDPSNPLILDNINLHIPHGKITAIVGESGSGKTTLLKILLKIYTVSSGSVMISDQDITKLGSPEWRQKCSVVMQDGHIFTDTIANNISMQGENLDERRLEHAIQTANLTDYINGLPLGVKTKIGSNGTGMSGGQKQRVLIARAIYKNPDYLLFDEATSALDANNESMIMNNLYKFFKGKTVVIIAHRLSTVKNADQIIVLDKGKIIERGTHHDLTQQRNFYFNLVKNQLELSAN; from the coding sequence ATGCGTTTACCATCCTTTTTAAAATATAAGAAATATGCTTTCACTTATCAAATGGATCATATGGATTGTGGGCCGGCATGCTTAAAAATGGTTACTGAATATTTTGGGAGAAAATACTCACTTGATTACTTTCGAGACCATTCTTTTATGTCAAAAAATGGTGCAACTCTAAAAGGTTTATGTATTGCTGCCGAAGGTGTTGGATTGATGACTACCACATTACGACTCAATTATGAGAAACTGAAAGCTAACCAGCTCTATCCTTCAATATTATTTTGGAATCAAAAACATTATGTGGTTTTATATAATATACAATCAAAAGGAAAAAAGGATAGAATTACAATATCTGATCCGAGTCATGGTATCATAAATCTTGATGAAGATACTTTCCTAAAAAGTTGGGCCACATTTCCGGATGATAAGGGAGTAATGATAGCGATGTCTCCTGGTGAAAATTTCTATAATATTCCTAATAATGACGAAGATGTTCATTATAATATACCCTTGATTTTAAAATATCTTAAGCCATTTAAAAAATTTATGCTTCAGATTTTAACCGGTATGATTTTAAGTACATTAATCAGCCTGTTATTGCCTTTTGTTACGCAATTAATGGTTGATAAAGGAATACATGCCAGAAATTTCAATCTCCTTGGCCTTATTCTATGTGCCCAGCTTGCTTTTTTTATTGGTTCTCAGGCCATCGAAAGTATGAGGAACTGGACGCTGCTTCATATTAGTAATCGAGTCAGCATAACAATTTTATCGGATTATCTTTCTAAATTAATGCGACTACCGATAAGCTTCTTTGAAAATAGAAATTTTGGTGATTTTACTCAACGTTTAAATGATCACGGTAGGATTGAACAATTTTTGACTGTATCATCTTTATCTTTAATTTTTTCATTTATTAATATTATTACCTTTTCGATAGTGCTGGGCATATACAATGTCAACTTACTATTCATATTTTTGCTTGGAGCAACTTTATCTGTTTGCTGGGCTTTTTTCTTTTCCAATGAAAGAAAGAAGATAGATTACCGTAGATTTCAGGCACTTCGGGAAAATCAAAATAACTTACTTGAGCTTATTTATGGTATTCAGGAAGTAAAGTTGAATAATAGTGAATCAACCATGCTCAGGGAGTGGAAAAAGATCCAGGTAAAATTATTTAATATCAATTTCAAAAATCTTAAGCTGGAACAATATCAATTGTTAGGTTATTCGGTCCTTAATCAGTTCAAGAATATAATCATTACTTATTATTCTGCCATTCTGGTTATGGAAAATCGGATAACATTAGGTGTGTTGCTTGGTGTTTCGTTTATTATTGGTCAATTAAACGGACCCTTAAGTCAAATAATAGACTTTATAAAAAAGTATCAGGACGCCAGATTAAGCATGGAGCGTTTGAATGAGGTTCATTGCAAAAAAAATGAAGATGATGAGCATTACAACGAGACCGTACAAAATGGCGTCTCAAAAGCTGACAGTTTAGCGGCTACTAATATCTTTGGCAACGAGGGTATCACATTTTTAAACGCCTCATTCAGGTATGGAGACCCGTCTAACCCACTCATACTTGACAATATTAATCTACATATTCCACATGGAAAAATAACGGCGATTGTTGGGGAAAGTGGTAGCGGAAAAACCACCTTATTGAAAATTCTGTTAAAAATCTATACGGTATCATCAGGGTCCGTTATGATATCTGATCAGGATATTACAAAATTGGGATCACCTGAGTGGAGGCAGAAATGTAGCGTAGTGATGCAGGATGGACACATTTTTACAGATACCATCGCTAACAATATTTCCATGCAGGGTGAGAACCTTGACGAAAGACGTTTAGAACATGCTATTCAAACCGCGAACTTAACTGATTATATAAATGGTTTGCCACTCGGTGTAAAAACTAAAATTGGCAGTAATGGTACGGGAATGAGTGGCGGACAAAAACAAAGAGTATTAATTGCCAGGGCTATATATAAAAATCCTGATTATCTGCTTTTTGATGAAGCAACCAGCGCTTTGGATGCTAATAATGAAAGTATGATTATGAACAACTTATATAAATTTTTTAAAGGAAAAACAGTAGTCATAATCGCTCACAGATTGAGTACTGTAAAAAATGCAGATCAGATCATTGTTTTGGATAAGGGGAAAATTATTGAACGAGGCACACATCATGATCTGACGCAGCAACGCAATTTCTATTTTAATTTGGTTAAGAATCAATTGGAACTATCTGCAAATTAA